A single Vulcanisaeta distributa DSM 14429 DNA region contains:
- a CDS encoding geranylgeranyl reductase family protein → MVNMYDVIVIGAGPSGSMAAYVAAKLGLRVLILDRFRFPRIKPCGGGLTQKSVALLKGLGIELNSVVRDTCKRVIIVNNAGSFLLMDNDPIISIVSRDEFDNYLLSSALEMGADYLVDRIVGVDVHGEYVNAIGMNDTYVSKYVIAADGANSVIARQLGNDIRRGTAMAFMTIAHGNYLNDVCVIDMTRIKWGYSWVFPRGDGEYDVGIGSIRWGDYRTQLIKYVSDVGLREGEVRGHPIPIKARDRIVSKRIALVGDAAGLADPTTGEGIFYAMYSGALAALTLRHSSSPVEFASNYLGIIKPLIKNLSLAYYLSLGTYGIDHLVMGRLGISAFSISSTRNLIKRIMSGSAWYYQVPMSMIKFSVLKGPQVILKGILHG, encoded by the coding sequence ATGGTTAACATGTATGACGTAATAGTGATTGGCGCAGGTCCGTCAGGTTCCATGGCTGCGTACGTAGCTGCAAAACTCGGTTTAAGGGTGTTGATACTGGACAGATTTCGATTTCCAAGGATTAAACCTTGCGGTGGTGGTTTAACGCAGAAATCCGTGGCTTTACTGAAGGGGCTTGGTATCGAATTAAATAGTGTGGTTAGAGATACGTGTAAGAGGGTTATTATCGTTAATAATGCTGGCTCCTTCCTATTAATGGATAATGACCCAATAATAAGCATAGTCTCTAGGGATGAGTTCGATAATTACTTACTATCTAGCGCCTTGGAAATGGGTGCTGATTACCTTGTTGATAGAATTGTTGGGGTTGATGTTCATGGGGAGTACGTTAATGCCATTGGTATGAATGATACATATGTAAGTAAATACGTGATCGCAGCTGATGGCGCCAATTCCGTAATAGCCAGGCAATTGGGTAATGACATAAGGAGGGGTACGGCTATGGCGTTCATGACCATAGCACATGGTAATTACCTAAATGATGTATGTGTAATAGATATGACGAGGATTAAGTGGGGTTATTCATGGGTATTTCCGCGGGGTGATGGGGAGTATGACGTTGGTATTGGCTCAATACGCTGGGGTGATTATAGGACCCAATTAATCAAGTATGTAAGTGATGTTGGGTTACGAGAGGGGGAGGTACGCGGTCACCCTATACCAATTAAAGCCCGTGATAGGATAGTCTCTAAACGCATAGCCCTAGTTGGCGATGCGGCTGGGCTTGCCGACCCAACCACTGGCGAGGGCATCTTTTACGCAATGTACAGTGGCGCATTGGCCGCATTGACCCTAAGGCATTCAAGTAGCCCGGTTGAATTCGCAAGTAATTATCTAGGTATTATTAAGCCATTAATTAAGAACTTATCACTGGCATACTACTTATCGCTGGGTACGTATGGAATTGACCACCTAGTGATGGGGAGACTTGGAATAAGTGCCTTCTCCATATCAAGTACCAGGAACTTAATTAAGAGAATAATGAGTGGAAGTGCTTGGTATTACCAAGTACCTATGTCCATGATTAAATTCTCAGTATTGAAAGGACCCCAGGTGATACTTAAGGGAATACTTCACGGATAA
- a CDS encoding glycosyltransferase has translation MSNNEYIVIKELTRQVVQQYIMNQYPWGILTRPLTPLALTILSITYVITIAMLVLSLIQIAVLVRYGIVSLRYVRTHNNKNGVPRIINKSAHNLPFISILIPIKNEDFLTIERSLQTMASLNYPKDLFEVIFISDDPEYYVNSLIKIITPITTRLGINVKVIRRTINRGYKGGALNYGIKHARGDVIAVFDVDTIMPSDYLLKAVSALLSGYDAVTAVWKGYYITNNAISRLLKFMYDVYNEVFIRGRFLSGGFPAITGNNLVIWRKVLDSVNGFCECTGEDLDLSIRLRSKGYRIGLIDSDVYSEVPNTYLAFKKQFSRWLFNSIWNMKHNLKLLIMSDYASIWEKIDGVLWMLQFPSMSFVALSILATVILSVIGVLIPPMPILLLEALNALTVAPLATVLWLISNSIGYKTWDFFTNAARSVLLTILMSFPMLIYSIESLITDEWEWIPTPKGYLTHRYSFLRDLVHELSIVLMLTATIIVLILNDQLLTMFYVAGVLIILLYGFRLVIPRK, from the coding sequence ATGAGCAATAACGAGTATATCGTGATTAAGGAATTGACAAGACAGGTAGTCCAGCAGTACATAATGAACCAATACCCCTGGGGAATCCTAACAAGACCATTAACTCCACTGGCATTAACGATACTGTCAATAACGTATGTAATAACGATAGCTATGCTCGTACTAAGTCTCATACAAATAGCGGTGCTGGTTAGGTACGGCATAGTAAGTCTAAGGTATGTGAGAACACATAACAATAAGAACGGTGTGCCAAGAATTATTAATAAATCAGCACACAATTTGCCATTCATATCAATACTTATTCCTATTAAGAATGAGGATTTCCTAACAATAGAACGAAGCCTACAGACCATGGCATCACTTAATTATCCTAAGGATTTGTTTGAGGTAATATTCATAAGTGATGACCCTGAATACTACGTAAATAGCCTCATAAAGATAATAACGCCGATTACCACTAGGTTGGGTATAAATGTTAAAGTAATACGCAGAACAATTAATAGAGGGTATAAGGGTGGTGCCCTTAATTACGGCATTAAACATGCGAGGGGTGACGTCATCGCGGTGTTCGATGTAGATACCATAATGCCCAGTGATTACCTGCTAAAGGCTGTTAGCGCATTATTGAGTGGTTATGACGCAGTCACCGCAGTGTGGAAAGGGTACTACATAACTAATAACGCCATTTCAAGGCTACTGAAGTTCATGTATGACGTTTACAATGAAGTCTTCATTAGGGGTAGATTCCTCAGTGGTGGTTTCCCAGCCATAACAGGTAATAACCTAGTTATCTGGAGGAAAGTCCTCGACTCAGTCAACGGATTTTGCGAATGCACAGGTGAGGATCTTGACCTTAGTATAAGGTTAAGATCAAAAGGCTACAGGATCGGTTTAATTGATTCTGACGTTTATAGCGAGGTGCCGAATACGTATTTGGCATTTAAGAAGCAATTCAGTAGGTGGTTATTTAATAGTATTTGGAATATGAAGCATAACCTGAAGTTACTGATTATGAGTGATTATGCCTCAATATGGGAGAAGATTGATGGCGTGCTTTGGATGCTTCAATTTCCAAGCATGTCCTTTGTGGCGCTATCGATACTTGCGACCGTAATTCTCTCGGTAATTGGCGTTTTAATTCCACCAATGCCAATACTACTCCTTGAAGCACTAAACGCCCTTACTGTGGCGCCATTGGCTACGGTACTGTGGTTGATCAGTAATAGTATTGGCTACAAAACGTGGGATTTCTTTACGAATGCTGCGAGGTCAGTATTACTTACAATACTCATGTCATTCCCAATGCTCATATACTCAATAGAATCATTAATAACCGATGAGTGGGAGTGGATACCAACACCAAAGGGTTACCTGACCCATAGATATTCATTCCTGAGGGATCTAGTCCATGAATTATCGATCGTCCTAATGCTAACCGCTACGATAATAGTGCTAATACTGAATGATCAATTATTAACCATGTTTTATGTAGCTGGTGTACTTATCATTCTCCTATATGGATTCCGATTAGTGATTCCACGTAAATGA
- a CDS encoding DUF2067 family protein — translation MRSIVRREFVFTFNNVNEALTFMEMLTSKIKSKELLIRYDTGSGVRVWVSIQGEPHEVELYSMEIKRVYNDIKLMRGKFGTRAYDVSLILSKARLSAAIPIDLIIDLLQIKGINAELDGSKIRVVGDVKLEDLIKLAEDISRIYNELIDAEVSAQAKRIIALYALLMSKGVKDSIKELLDKGLLSKYGDSELLVLSMDYKHALSRLQELVER, via the coding sequence ATGCGATCAATAGTGCGCAGGGAGTTCGTATTCACATTCAATAATGTGAACGAGGCATTGACATTTATGGAAATGCTCACCAGTAAGATTAAGAGTAAGGAGTTACTTATTCGGTACGATACCGGCAGCGGCGTTAGGGTTTGGGTTTCAATACAGGGTGAGCCCCATGAAGTTGAACTTTACTCCATGGAGATTAAGCGTGTATATAATGATATTAAATTAATGAGGGGTAAATTCGGCACCCGCGCATATGATGTGTCATTAATACTTAGTAAGGCTAGGCTTAGTGCCGCCATACCCATCGACTTAATAATCGACCTACTACAGATTAAGGGCATAAATGCGGAATTGGATGGTTCTAAGATAAGGGTTGTAGGTGATGTTAAGCTTGAGGACTTAATAAAGCTCGCTGAGGACATTTCTAGGATTTATAATGAATTAATTGATGCCGAGGTTTCAGCACAGGCTAAGAGGATAATAGCGCTTTACGCATTGTTGATGAGTAAGGGTGTTAAGGATAGTATTAAGGAATTACTCGATAAAGGATTGTTATCCAAGTACGGTGATTCCGAGTTACTTGTTCTCTCCATGGATTATAAACATGCATTATCGAGACTTCAGGAGCTCGTGGAGAGGTGA
- a CDS encoding cation diffusion facilitator family transporter, which produces MRSLYTYMSNEKTRVALFSLLASVLITVMNITAWLLTNSLAVLAESMHTFLDILVTTITLIAVSVGSKPPDKEHPFGHGKAESIGGLFGSLFIIVAGILIGYESAERIMMRTPFTPDMVAIIVMAIAIAIDVNRSRALRRAAVKWNSRALEADSYHFLSDVAIETSVIALMIIGLLMERLSIGLFDEWGALLDSLIAFAIVIYFSVIGARIMRTSIDELMDKTSEELIRRVANVTKSVQGVVSVKDIKARRIGSMAHIEVTIGVSDHLSIAEAHNIADNVESAIKREVGPSIVMVHVEPELRERVERALASVRNPLITNIHELNILESQNGVVVSMHMVVRSDAKLSDINKAVNEVESKVKQEIPNALVWIHLEPDKRAINIDEVRKAVNAVCSKYGGRVGDINIVEAGGISAMRILVYLPQSMSVTEAHNVATEIESEIAKVYSMPYHVVVSVLPDTKTL; this is translated from the coding sequence ATGAGAAGCCTTTACACATATATGAGTAACGAGAAGACGAGAGTTGCATTATTTTCATTGTTAGCGTCAGTGTTAATAACGGTCATGAACATCACGGCATGGCTACTTACGAACTCCCTTGCAGTTCTTGCCGAGTCAATGCACACGTTTCTCGATATCCTCGTAACAACAATCACGTTAATAGCCGTTAGTGTCGGTTCTAAACCACCTGATAAGGAACACCCGTTTGGTCATGGTAAGGCTGAGAGCATTGGCGGGCTCTTTGGTTCCTTATTCATAATCGTGGCTGGCATACTCATTGGTTATGAGAGCGCCGAGCGCATAATGATGAGGACGCCATTTACTCCAGATATGGTGGCTATAATCGTTATGGCGATAGCAATAGCTATTGACGTAAATAGATCAAGGGCATTAAGGAGGGCGGCAGTTAAGTGGAACAGCAGAGCCCTTGAGGCTGACTCCTACCACTTCCTGAGTGATGTTGCTATTGAGACCTCCGTCATTGCCCTTATGATCATCGGATTATTAATGGAGAGACTAAGTATTGGGTTATTTGATGAGTGGGGTGCATTGCTTGACTCTTTAATTGCCTTTGCCATAGTCATCTACTTCTCGGTAATTGGCGCACGTATAATGAGAACATCAATTGACGAACTAATGGATAAGACATCTGAGGAGCTCATCAGAAGAGTCGCTAATGTCACTAAGTCAGTACAGGGCGTTGTCTCCGTGAAGGACATTAAGGCTAGGAGGATTGGTTCAATGGCGCATATAGAGGTAACGATAGGGGTGTCCGACCACCTAAGTATTGCTGAGGCCCATAATATTGCTGATAATGTGGAATCTGCAATAAAACGTGAGGTTGGTCCATCAATAGTCATGGTTCACGTAGAACCCGAGCTTCGTGAAAGGGTAGAAAGGGCTCTCGCTAGTGTTAGGAACCCGTTAATCACCAATATCCACGAGTTAAACATATTGGAGTCGCAAAATGGCGTAGTAGTCAGTATGCACATGGTCGTTAGGAGCGACGCTAAGTTAAGCGATATTAATAAGGCTGTAAATGAAGTAGAAAGTAAGGTAAAGCAGGAAATACCCAATGCCCTGGTTTGGATTCATCTAGAGCCTGATAAAAGGGCCATAAATATTGATGAGGTAAGGAAGGCCGTTAATGCCGTTTGCTCTAAGTATGGTGGCCGTGTTGGTGATATTAATATTGTTGAGGCTGGGGGTATAAGTGCCATGCGAATCCTGGTATATCTGCCGCAAAGCATGAGTGTTACTGAGGCTCATAATGTCGCCACTGAAATAGAGAGCGAGATAGCGAAGGTCTATAGCATGCCTTATCACGTAGTAGTCTCGGTATTACCTGACACCAAAACCTTATAA
- a CDS encoding nucleotidyltransferase family protein: MIKVVILTAGLGERLRPLTYLVPKPYLPLRDGLIIEYILNWVKSQGFKYDDVIIVTAYMADKVISLLGNLISGVKFVIADQLLGTAGQLWYVRDFIYDNDDVIIINGDVLTDVPLAKALDYHRSSNADVTIISIRYRLTARYGVLDVSPSGEFRGWLEKPTITLPIVTGIYIMKGSLIKRLSKERLDMNKYVEYLRQSGMRIMVFLTDGNYVDLGVPQDYLNSLVT; encoded by the coding sequence ATGATTAAGGTAGTGATTCTAACGGCAGGGCTTGGCGAAAGACTTAGACCACTTACTTACCTGGTTCCTAAGCCCTACCTTCCACTTCGTGATGGTTTAATAATTGAATATATATTGAATTGGGTTAAATCACAGGGCTTTAAATACGATGATGTCATTATAGTGACTGCGTATATGGCTGATAAGGTAATTTCATTACTAGGTAATTTAATATCTGGCGTTAAGTTCGTTATTGCTGATCAATTACTAGGTACTGCGGGGCAGTTGTGGTATGTGAGGGATTTTATTTATGATAACGATGATGTTATCATAATCAACGGTGATGTACTAACCGATGTGCCTTTAGCAAAGGCGCTTGATTATCATAGATCAAGTAATGCTGATGTAACCATAATCTCGATTAGATACAGATTAACCGCTAGATATGGCGTGCTTGATGTCAGCCCAAGTGGTGAATTCAGGGGTTGGCTTGAGAAGCCTACGATTACCTTACCGATAGTCACCGGCATATACATAATGAAGGGCTCATTAATTAAGAGGCTGAGTAAGGAACGGCTTGATATGAATAAGTACGTTGAGTATTTACGGCAGAGTGGTATGAGGATTATGGTTTTCCTAACTGACGGTAATTACGTAGACCTCGGCGTGCCTCAGGACTATCTTAATTCATTAGTAACATGA
- a CDS encoding carbohydrate kinase family protein produces the protein MGNLNLDIYVKTDTIPRPDESIDAYETYMGGGGSAANFSVAVARLGLGSRFLGSVGNDQFGDMLIKELESEGVDTRFIKRISHEKTGTVIVIVGLDGSKRMIRYPGANLGLTPNDITSDVMNGISHVHVALGRTEIIETAKRIAKSMGLTISVDGGTPLARKGLDVIRDVMNDVDIWFMNSFEAKELGHSENVVRAAENIASRVRVRELIVTLGPRGALLLRDGEVKYSDAFKVPPVDTTGAGDTFAAAYVVASVLDLDPIDKLIFANATASLKVTRRGARSSPKLNEVIDFLESLGYAKLANEILSRLGYS, from the coding sequence ATGGGTAACCTGAACTTAGATATTTACGTTAAGACCGACACAATACCAAGGCCTGATGAATCAATTGATGCGTATGAGACATACATGGGCGGTGGGGGCTCCGCGGCTAATTTCTCCGTGGCGGTTGCCAGGCTTGGGCTTGGCTCTAGGTTCCTTGGGTCTGTGGGTAATGACCAATTCGGTGATATGCTAATTAAGGAACTTGAGTCAGAGGGTGTTGATACTAGGTTCATAAAGCGCATTAGCCATGAAAAGACAGGTACGGTGATAGTGATTGTGGGTCTCGATGGCTCCAAGCGAATGATTAGGTATCCAGGGGCTAACCTTGGATTAACACCCAATGACATTACCAGTGATGTCATGAATGGCATCTCGCACGTCCACGTGGCCCTCGGTAGGACCGAGATTATCGAGACGGCAAAACGTATCGCAAAGTCCATGGGACTAACAATCTCGGTTGATGGTGGTACGCCATTGGCTAGGAAGGGACTTGACGTTATTAGGGATGTTATGAATGACGTTGATATTTGGTTCATGAACAGCTTTGAGGCAAAGGAACTAGGCCACTCAGAGAATGTTGTTAGGGCCGCCGAGAACATAGCGAGTAGGGTTAGGGTTAGGGAGTTGATAGTTACGCTTGGTCCACGTGGAGCATTACTTCTTAGGGATGGTGAGGTTAAGTACTCCGATGCGTTTAAGGTTCCACCTGTGGATACCACAGGTGCTGGTGATACCTTTGCCGCGGCTTACGTAGTCGCATCCGTACTGGACCTTGACCCAATAGATAAGCTCATTTTTGCTAATGCAACGGCATCGCTCAAGGTCACCAGAAGGGGCGCTAGATCATCGCCTAAGTTGAATGAGGTAATTGATTTCCTTGAATCCCTTGGTTACGCCAAGTTAGCCAATGAAATACTGAGTAGGCTTGGTTATTCCTAA
- a CDS encoding ATP-dependent DNA ligase — MKFIDVVKALESIEATTQRTVMAKLLSSLLKKTPPNVIDKVIYFILGQLRPDWEGVELGVAEKLTFRAIANATGAPIKQIEDLYKRLGDVGETARRIMSSKPQQGGGKSILEFFGGGGGEELTMGKVYDTLMSIARASGEGAQDTKVKLLTYLFSRAKPEEAKYIARFVIGRLRLGVADMTILDALSDAYKVPREALERAYHIYPDLGYIAKMVAQEGQNALAKIHVTPGVPIQPMLAERLSTSTEILAKLGGVAMVEYKYDGERAQIHKTRDGEIRIFSRRLENITHAYPDVAEYVKEAIDAKEYIVEGEIVAIDPDTGEFRPFQELMHRKRKHDIKEAMKEYPVNIFLFDIMYIDGQDLTNLPLIDRKRKLLEVLKPSEYVHLATWRIINDAEELDKFFHEAISDGCEGVMCKSIKADSIYEMGARGWLWIKYKRDYRSELTDTLDLVVVGAFWGRGKRAGTYGALLIAAYDPKTDQFYTVSKVGSGFTDEDLVKLKQMLDPYRIPHKHPRVVSKMEPDVWFVPAVVLEIIGAEITLSPLHTCCMGAIRPGVGLAIRFPRFTGRYRTDKSPEQATTVDEILEMYKEQKKVKIEEGANP; from the coding sequence ATTAAGTTCATCGATGTGGTGAAGGCGCTTGAGAGTATTGAGGCAACTACCCAGAGGACTGTCATGGCTAAGCTACTCTCATCACTCCTTAAGAAGACCCCACCTAACGTTATTGATAAGGTAATTTACTTCATACTCGGTCAATTAAGGCCTGACTGGGAGGGCGTAGAACTCGGTGTTGCTGAGAAGCTCACCTTCAGGGCTATCGCCAACGCCACTGGAGCGCCCATTAAGCAGATTGAGGACCTCTATAAGAGGCTTGGGGATGTTGGTGAGACCGCCAGGAGGATAATGAGTAGTAAGCCGCAGCAGGGTGGTGGTAAGTCAATACTTGAGTTCTTTGGTGGTGGGGGTGGCGAGGAGTTGACAATGGGTAAGGTTTATGATACGTTGATGTCGATAGCCAGGGCGAGTGGTGAGGGTGCCCAGGATACGAAGGTTAAACTCCTCACGTACTTATTCTCAAGGGCTAAGCCTGAGGAGGCTAAGTACATTGCCAGGTTTGTGATCGGTAGGTTGAGGCTTGGCGTCGCTGACATGACGATTCTCGATGCTTTGTCGGATGCGTATAAGGTGCCCAGGGAGGCCCTTGAGAGGGCCTATCACATTTACCCAGACCTTGGTTATATAGCTAAGATGGTCGCTCAGGAGGGTCAGAACGCCCTAGCTAAGATCCACGTGACACCTGGCGTACCAATACAACCAATGCTCGCTGAAAGGTTGAGTACATCTACGGAGATTCTGGCCAAATTGGGGGGTGTTGCTATGGTTGAGTATAAGTATGATGGGGAGAGGGCCCAAATACATAAGACGAGGGATGGGGAGATTAGGATTTTCAGCAGGAGGCTTGAGAATATAACGCATGCCTACCCGGACGTTGCTGAGTATGTTAAGGAGGCCATTGATGCCAAGGAGTACATAGTGGAGGGTGAGATAGTAGCCATTGACCCGGACACGGGCGAGTTTAGGCCCTTCCAGGAGTTGATGCATAGGAAGAGGAAGCATGATATTAAGGAGGCGATGAAGGAATATCCGGTTAACATATTCCTGTTTGATATCATGTATATTGATGGCCAGGACTTAACAAACCTGCCGCTCATTGATAGGAAGAGGAAGTTGTTAGAGGTTCTTAAGCCCAGTGAGTATGTTCACTTGGCAACGTGGAGGATAATAAATGATGCAGAGGAGCTTGATAAATTCTTCCATGAGGCAATAAGCGATGGTTGTGAGGGGGTCATGTGCAAGTCCATTAAGGCTGACTCGATATATGAAATGGGGGCCAGGGGTTGGCTCTGGATTAAGTATAAGCGTGATTATAGGAGTGAGTTAACGGATACACTTGACCTGGTGGTCGTTGGTGCCTTCTGGGGTCGTGGTAAGAGGGCGGGCACGTACGGCGCACTACTCATTGCTGCCTATGATCCTAAGACGGACCAGTTCTACACTGTGAGTAAGGTTGGTAGTGGATTTACTGATGAGGATCTCGTGAAGCTAAAGCAGATGCTTGATCCATATAGGATACCGCATAAGCATCCAAGGGTTGTCTCCAAGATGGAGCCTGACGTGTGGTTTGTACCAGCCGTGGTCCTTGAAATAATTGGCGCGGAAATAACCCTAAGCCCACTCCACACCTGTTGTATGGGCGCTATTAGACCTGGCGTTGGACTAGCCATTAGGTTCCCAAGGTTCACTGGACGTTACAGGACCGATAAATCGCCTGAGCAGGCCACAACGGTTGATGAGATACTCGAGATGTATAAGGAGCAGAAGAAGGTAAAGATTGAGGAGGGCGCTAACCCATAA
- the glyA gene encoding serine hydroxymethyltransferase has product MPLDPDSVLNDVLNIVKTHNKWRRLETINLIPSENVMSPLAEYIYLNDMEGRYAEGTLGSRYYQGTKYIDKLEGLLANLMGELFHAKFVDVRPISGTIANAAVYAALTQPGDTIMSVPLNSGGHISHKTTGAPGILKLKVVDLPWDNNEFNVDVDESIKLIREVKPKIIILGGSVYLFPHPVKELLEAAHEVNAVLLHDSAHVLGLIAGGAFPNPLDLGADVMTSSTHKTFPGPQGGVVFTNREDLFKVIQRAVFPGLTSNYHHHRYAATAVTAIEMMKFGKAYAEQVVSNARALAEELHALGFKVIAENKGFTRTHQVLIDVSNVGGGSKSAVLLEEANIIVNKNALPWDRGFRDPSGLRLGVQEMTRFGMGKDEMRVIAEFMARVLIRKEDPSSIRKEVIEFRREFTQVRYGLTPRDIGIDINISMLM; this is encoded by the coding sequence ATGCCATTAGACCCGGACTCAGTATTAAACGATGTATTAAATATAGTGAAAACGCATAATAAATGGCGTAGGTTAGAGACGATAAACCTCATACCTAGCGAGAATGTGATGTCGCCATTGGCTGAGTATATTTACCTAAATGATATGGAGGGCAGGTACGCCGAGGGTACGCTAGGCAGTAGGTATTATCAAGGAACTAAGTACATCGATAAGCTTGAGGGTCTCCTTGCAAACTTAATGGGTGAGCTGTTTCACGCGAAATTTGTAGATGTCAGACCCATTTCAGGCACCATAGCCAATGCAGCGGTCTATGCGGCGTTGACGCAGCCTGGTGATACGATAATGTCAGTACCACTTAACTCAGGGGGTCACATAAGCCATAAAACAACGGGTGCACCTGGAATTCTCAAGTTGAAGGTTGTAGATCTGCCCTGGGATAATAATGAGTTTAATGTTGATGTTGATGAAAGTATTAAGTTAATTAGGGAAGTTAAACCGAAGATCATTATACTCGGCGGTTCTGTATATCTATTTCCACACCCCGTTAAGGAGCTCCTTGAGGCTGCTCATGAGGTCAATGCGGTGCTGCTTCACGATTCGGCCCACGTACTTGGCTTAATCGCTGGTGGGGCATTCCCGAACCCACTTGACCTGGGCGCCGATGTTATGACATCATCAACACATAAAACATTCCCAGGCCCCCAGGGCGGCGTTGTCTTCACTAATAGGGAGGATTTATTTAAGGTAATTCAAAGGGCGGTGTTTCCTGGGCTTACCTCGAATTACCATCACCATAGGTATGCCGCGACTGCCGTGACGGCAATCGAAATGATGAAGTTCGGTAAGGCTTACGCGGAGCAAGTCGTCAGTAATGCAAGGGCATTGGCTGAGGAATTACATGCATTGGGGTTCAAGGTCATTGCCGAGAATAAGGGGTTCACGAGGACTCATCAGGTACTTATTGATGTATCTAATGTTGGTGGTGGCAGTAAATCGGCAGTATTACTTGAGGAGGCGAACATAATTGTGAATAAGAATGCGCTCCCCTGGGATAGGGGCTTTAGGGATCCGAGTGGTCTTAGGCTTGGCGTTCAGGAGATGACTAGGTTTGGCATGGGTAAGGATGAAATGAGGGTTATTGCGGAGTTTATGGCGCGCGTCCTCATAAGGAAGGAAGACCCCAGTAGCATTAGGAAGGAGGTTATTGAGTTTAGGAGGGAGTTTACCCAGGTTAGGTATGGTTTAACACCGAGGGATATTGGCATTGATATTAACATAAGCATGTTAATGTAA
- a CDS encoding 6-hydroxymethylpterin diphosphokinase MptE-like protein, translated as MEWLLVRSYYMALLPQLNFRGDYLAAELAPSFCNYDGDLREFRWDVVNIVMPPAEVKPSDDGLLIAVEGYSVKLLRDWGLSPDIVVTDFDFSPEEVINCDCLVLGHAHGDNIAYYPKYASRVRRLLPTVQVWPRGCSLLVPGFTDGDRAVYLAYYMGAKEIRIYGFNPGKVVKRDDEIKRMKLEIARTLINRIMRKAVSNNAAMINLI; from the coding sequence ATGGAATGGTTATTAGTTAGGAGTTACTACATGGCACTACTCCCCCAGTTGAACTTTAGGGGTGATTACCTTGCAGCTGAGCTGGCACCAAGCTTTTGTAACTACGATGGCGATTTAAGAGAGTTTAGGTGGGACGTCGTTAACATAGTAATGCCGCCAGCTGAAGTGAAACCCAGTGATGATGGTTTATTAATTGCCGTTGAGGGGTACTCCGTTAAGCTTCTTCGTGATTGGGGATTAAGCCCCGATATCGTTGTCACAGACTTCGACTTCAGCCCTGAGGAGGTAATTAACTGTGATTGTTTAGTGCTTGGCCATGCACATGGCGACAACATTGCCTATTATCCCAAGTACGCGTCTAGAGTTAGGAGGTTATTACCCACGGTTCAGGTATGGCCTAGGGGTTGTTCATTGCTAGTTCCTGGATTTACCGATGGTGATAGGGCCGTTTACCTAGCCTACTACATGGGTGCTAAGGAGATTAGGATTTACGGCTTTAATCCAGGTAAGGTCGTGAAAAGAGACGATGAGATTAAGAGAATGAAGTTAGAGATTGCTAGGACGTTGATTAATAGGATTATGCGAAAGGCCGTGAGTAATAATGCCGCGATGATTAATCTTATTTAG